A section of the Leptolyngbya iicbica LK genome encodes:
- a CDS encoding TenA family protein, giving the protein MTLSQRLWQANQDLAQACLTHPFVQGIYDGTLPRDTFAYYVGQDAFFLEAFARAYSVAAAKAPDWPGFMTFHELAGGVLHELKLHGHYAKAWGVDLSAVHPGGATRRYTDFLLATAWQQTAGLTAIAMSPCMRLYAFIGQSLASQGIPTHEYGDWVRTYSSQDFEPLAAQLETLVDQYSPDNELAAETFRYAMQCEYDFFDAAWQVGE; this is encoded by the coding sequence GCCCAGGCTTGCCTGACTCATCCCTTTGTCCAGGGAATCTATGACGGCACCTTGCCACGAGACACCTTTGCCTATTACGTGGGGCAAGATGCCTTCTTTCTCGAAGCGTTTGCGCGGGCCTACAGCGTGGCGGCGGCTAAGGCACCGGATTGGCCAGGATTCATGACCTTTCATGAGCTAGCTGGAGGCGTATTGCATGAGCTCAAACTGCACGGCCACTATGCCAAAGCGTGGGGGGTGGATTTGTCCGCAGTGCACCCTGGCGGCGCGACACGGCGCTATACCGACTTTTTGTTAGCGACGGCTTGGCAGCAAACAGCGGGTCTCACGGCGATCGCGATGTCGCCCTGTATGCGTTTATATGCGTTCATCGGCCAATCGCTCGCCAGTCAGGGCATTCCGACTCATGAGTATGGTGACTGGGTCCGGACCTATAGCAGCCAAGACTTTGAGCCCCTGGCAGCGCAGCTCGAGACTTTGGTTGATCAATACAGTCCCGACAATGAGCTCGCAGCAGAAACGTTTCGCTATGCGATGCAGTGTGAATATGACTTTTTTGATGCGGCGTGGCAAGTGGGGGAGTAG